Sequence from the Burkholderia stabilis genome:
TCGCGGTGCTCGAACTCGACCGGCCCGGATCGGCCGCGCGCCGGATCATCGTCGACGAATGCCGGCGCGCGCTCGACGAGGACGGCGCCGATGCGATCGTGCTCGGTTGTGCGGGGATGGCCGAATTCGCGCACGAGATCGAGCAGCAGATCGGCGCGCCGGTGGTCGAGGGTGTCACGGCGGCCGTCAAATGGGCCGAGGCGCTCGTTTCGCTGCGCCTCGCGACCGCGAAACGCGGCGACTACGCGCGGCCGCTGCCGAAGCGCTACGACGGCGCATTCGCCCGCTTCAGCCCGCCAGGCGGGGATGCGGAGGAACCGGTCCCGAATTTGCCGCAACCGCACATACACACCGTCTGACACGCACTATCTGCGCCGCTGTATGGGCGCGTATGGACGTTTTCGCTACACTGGGCCGTCATCGCATCGGCTCGCGCGGCCGGCCTCCGGCACCCGCGCGGTCGATGCGAACCCATTATTTCAGCGAGCTTTCGTCGCACTTCGAACCATGTCACTCGATTCCAACTATCCTCGCGACCTGATCGGCTACGGCCGCCATCCCGTGCAGGCGAACTGGCCGGGGCGCGCCCGCGTCGCCGTGCAATTCGTGCTGAACTACGAAGAAGGCGGCGAGAACTGCGTGCTGCACGGCGACCCGGGCTCCGAGCAGTTCCTGTCCGAAATCGTCGGTGCGGCCGCGTATCCGGACCGCCACATGAGCATGGAGTCGATCTACGAATACGGGTCGCGGGCCGGCGTGTGGCGCATCCTGCGCGAATTCGAGAAGCGCGGGATGCCGCTGACGGTATTCGGCGTCGGCATGGCGATCGAGCGTCACCCGGAACTCGCGCGCGCATTCGTCGAGCTTGGTCACGAGATCGCGTGCCACGGCTGGCGCTGGATCCACTATCAGAGCATGACGCCCGAGCTCGAGGCCGAGCACATGCGCCTCGGGATGGAAGCGATCGAGCGCGTGACGGGCGTGCGTCCGCTCGGCTGGTATACCGGCCGCGACAGCCCCAATACGCACCGCCTGGTCGCGGAATACGGCGGCTTCCTGTACGACTCCGACAACTACGGCGACGACCTGCCGTTCTGGATGGACGTCGAAGTGTCGGGCGGCGGCACGTCGCCGCAACTGATCCTGCCGTACACGCTCGACACGAACGACATGCGCTTCGCGACGCCGCAAGGCTTCAACACCGGCGATCACTTCTTCGACTATCTGCGCGACGCGTTCGACGTGCTGTACGCAGAGGGCGACGAGGCGCCGAAGATGCTGTCGATCGGCATGCATTGCCGGCTGCTCGGCCGGCCCGGCCGGTTCCGCGGGCTGCAGCGTTTCCTCGATCACATCGAGAAGCACGATCGCGTATGGGTGACGCGCCGTGTCGATATCGCGCGTCACTGGCGTGAACATCATCCGTATCAGCCCAATCATCAAAACGAAGGGAAAGCATGAAGGCGATGCGTTACACGTTGAATCAACTGAACACGATGGCGCCGAGCGCATTCGTCGCGGCGCTGTCGGGGATCTTCGAACATTCGCCGTGGGTGGCCGAGGTCGCCGCGGGCGAGCGTCCGTTCGCGAGCATCGATGCGCTGCACAAGACGATGTCGGGCGCGGTGGAAACGTCCGGCGAAGTGCGCCAGCTCGCACTGATCAACGCTCACCCGGAGTTGGCCGGCAAGGCCGCGGTGCGCGGCGAGCTGACCGCCGAGTCGACGCGCGAGCAGAGCGGCGCGGGCCTCGACCAGTGCACGCAGGAAGAGTTCGACAAGCTGCTGACGCTGAACCGCACGTATCGCGAGAAGTTCGGCTTCCCGTTCATCCTCGCGGTGCGTGGTTATGACCGGCACGGCATCATCGCGAACTTCGAGGCGCGCGTGAATCATTCGCGCACCGAGGAGCTGCGCGCGAGCCTCGACCAGATCTACCGGATCGCACGCTTCCGCCTCGACGATCTGATCGACGCCTGACACCGCAACACGGCCTGCTGCGTCGCAGCGGCCTGACCGCATTACCGAAACTAGGAAACATCATGGCTCTTCCGCTTCTCGATCCCAACGCACCCGATTTCACGCGGCGCTACGTGAACCTCGCCGACCCGCGTCTCGGTGCGCAGGCGCTCGAAGCCAGCGACGATTTCTTCGCGCCGAAGGATCGGATGCTGAACCCCGAGCCGGCCGTGTTCATCCCCGGCAAGTACGACGATCACGGCAAATGGATGGACGGCTGGGAAACCCGCCGCAAGCGCACGACCGGCTACGACTGGTGCATCGTCAAGCTCGCGCGCCCGGGCGTGATCAAGGGCTTCGACATCGATACGAGCCACTTCACCGGCAACTTCCCGCCGGCCGCATCGGTCGAGGCCGCGTTCGTGGCCGACGGCGCGCCGACGCATGCCACCGAATGGGTCGAGATCGTGCCGTCGACGACCTTGCAGGGCAACAGCCATCACTACGTCGAAACGAGCGACGCCCGCGCATTCACGCACCTGCGCGTGAACATCTATCCGGACGGCGGCATCGCGCGCCTGCGCGTGTACGGCCAGCCGCAGCTCGACTGGGCCGGCGCGAGCGCGACCGAACAGTTCGATCTCGCGGCGATGGAAAACGGCGGTTACGTCGTGGCGGCGAACAACCAGCACTTCGGCGTCGCGTCGAACCTGCTGCTGCCGGGCCGCGGCGTGAACATGGGCGACGGCTGGGAAACCCGCCGCCGCCGCGAGCCGGGCAACGACTGGGCGATCATCGCGCTCGCGCAGCCGGGCGTGATCCGCAAGATCGAAGTCGATACGGCGTTCTTCAAGGGCAACTACCCGGACCGCTGCTCGATCCAGGCCGCGTACGTGTCGGGCGGCACCGACAGCTCGCTGATCACGCAGTCGATGTTCTGGCCGGTGCTGCTCGGCGAACAGAAGCTGCAGATGGACAAGCAGCATTACTTCGAACACGACATCGCGTCGCTCGGCCCCGTCACGCACGTGCGACTGAACATCATTCCGGACGGCGGCGTGTCGCGCCTGCGTCTGTGGGGGACGCTCGACAAATGAAGACGCTCGTTATCGAACCGCTGACCAAGGAAGCCTTCGCGCCGTTCGGCGACGTGATCGAAACGGAAGGGGCGAAGCAGATCCCGATCAACCTCGGCACGACGATCCGCTTTCACGATCTGGCGAAAGTCGACGTGACCGATGAAGACGGACGCACGCTCGTCAACCTGTTCC
This genomic interval carries:
- the puuE gene encoding allantoinase PuuE; amino-acid sequence: MSLDSNYPRDLIGYGRHPVQANWPGRARVAVQFVLNYEEGGENCVLHGDPGSEQFLSEIVGAAAYPDRHMSMESIYEYGSRAGVWRILREFEKRGMPLTVFGVGMAIERHPELARAFVELGHEIACHGWRWIHYQSMTPELEAEHMRLGMEAIERVTGVRPLGWYTGRDSPNTHRLVAEYGGFLYDSDNYGDDLPFWMDVEVSGGGTSPQLILPYTLDTNDMRFATPQGFNTGDHFFDYLRDAFDVLYAEGDEAPKMLSIGMHCRLLGRPGRFRGLQRFLDHIEKHDRVWVTRRVDIARHWREHHPYQPNHQNEGKA
- the uraD gene encoding 2-oxo-4-hydroxy-4-carboxy-5-ureidoimidazoline decarboxylase — encoded protein: MKAMRYTLNQLNTMAPSAFVAALSGIFEHSPWVAEVAAGERPFASIDALHKTMSGAVETSGEVRQLALINAHPELAGKAAVRGELTAESTREQSGAGLDQCTQEEFDKLLTLNRTYREKFGFPFILAVRGYDRHGIIANFEARVNHSRTEELRASLDQIYRIARFRLDDLIDA
- the alc gene encoding allantoicase produces the protein MALPLLDPNAPDFTRRYVNLADPRLGAQALEASDDFFAPKDRMLNPEPAVFIPGKYDDHGKWMDGWETRRKRTTGYDWCIVKLARPGVIKGFDIDTSHFTGNFPPAASVEAAFVADGAPTHATEWVEIVPSTTLQGNSHHYVETSDARAFTHLRVNIYPDGGIARLRVYGQPQLDWAGASATEQFDLAAMENGGYVVAANNQHFGVASNLLLPGRGVNMGDGWETRRRREPGNDWAIIALAQPGVIRKIEVDTAFFKGNYPDRCSIQAAYVSGGTDSSLITQSMFWPVLLGEQKLQMDKQHYFEHDIASLGPVTHVRLNIIPDGGVSRLRLWGTLDK